The proteins below are encoded in one region of Streptomyces marianii:
- a CDS encoding GNAT family N-acetyltransferase: MSTTAPALGTFSFRPLDLSPTSGGETSTLASGGETPTPASGGETPSDAELLHRWVTDPKAAFWMMQDARLQDVEREYTRIAAHEHHDAFIGLHDGEPAFLMERYDPRHVELVGLYDPQPGDVGMHFLVAPTDTPVHGFTRAVITAVMRELFADPATRRVVVEPDVGNKAVHALNAAVGFVPEREIRKPEKTALLSFCTREQFEAAVGDVEAER; this comes from the coding sequence ATGAGCACCACCGCCCCCGCCCTGGGGACGTTCTCCTTCCGTCCCCTCGACCTTTCCCCTACCTCCGGTGGGGAGACCTCAACCCTTGCCTCAGGTGGGGAGACCCCAACCCCTGCCTCAGGTGGGGAGACCCCGAGCGACGCCGAGCTGCTGCACCGCTGGGTCACCGACCCGAAGGCCGCGTTCTGGATGATGCAGGACGCCAGGCTGCAGGACGTCGAGCGCGAGTACACGAGGATCGCCGCGCACGAGCACCACGACGCCTTCATCGGGCTGCACGACGGCGAGCCGGCCTTCCTGATGGAGCGCTACGACCCGCGCCACGTGGAGCTGGTCGGTCTCTACGACCCCCAGCCGGGCGACGTCGGCATGCACTTCCTGGTCGCCCCGACCGACACCCCGGTCCACGGCTTCACCCGGGCCGTGATCACCGCCGTGATGCGCGAGCTGTTCGCCGACCCGGCGACGCGACGGGTCGTCGTCGAGCCGGACGTCGGCAACAAGGCCGTGCACGCGCTCAACGCGGCCGTCGGCTTCGTGCCCGAGCGCGAGATCCGGAAGCCCGAGAAGACGGCGCTGCTGAGCTTCTGCACGCGTGAGCAGTTCGAGGCGGCCGTCGGCGACGTGGAGGCGGAGCGATGA
- a CDS encoding pyridoxal phosphate-dependent decarboxylase family protein, whose amino-acid sequence MRSHLLNGTTAELYRSSVTEGVERVANKLATTRRPFTGVTPDELAPTIAAVDLDQPLGDSSAALDELERVYLRDAVYFHHPRYLGHLNCPVVIPAVLGEAVLSAVNSSLDTWDQSAGGTLIERRLIDWTTRRIGLGPAADGVFTSGGTQSNLQAMLLAREEVKPADRDDLSKLRVFSSACSHFSVQKSATLLGLGRDAVVSVPVDRDRRMQTVALAAELEKCRRAGLVPMAVVATAGTTDFGSIDPLPEIAALCDEYGTWMHVDAAYGCGLLASPTRRGLLEGVQHADSVTVDYHKSFFQPVSSSALLVRDGATLRHATYHADYLNPAPTVEVGAPPVPEGLRSRIPNQVDKSLQTTRRFDALKLWMTLRVMGADGVGQLFDEVCDLASAGWRLLAADPRYDVVVEPRLSTLVFRYVPERVTSAAETDRANLYARKALFASGEAVVAGTKVDGRQYLKFTLLNPETTVADIAAVLDLIAGHAEQYLGENLVHAS is encoded by the coding sequence ATGCGCTCGCACCTGCTCAACGGCACAACGGCGGAGCTCTACCGCAGCTCCGTGACCGAAGGAGTCGAGCGGGTGGCGAACAAACTCGCCACGACCAGGCGCCCGTTCACGGGGGTGACCCCGGACGAGCTGGCCCCGACCATCGCCGCCGTCGACCTCGACCAGCCGCTCGGCGACTCCTCCGCCGCGCTGGACGAGCTGGAGCGGGTGTACCTGCGGGACGCGGTCTACTTCCATCACCCGCGCTACCTCGGCCACCTGAACTGCCCGGTCGTCATCCCCGCCGTGCTGGGCGAGGCCGTCCTCTCCGCCGTCAACTCCTCGCTGGACACCTGGGACCAGAGCGCCGGCGGCACGCTGATCGAGCGCAGGCTCATCGACTGGACCACCCGCCGGATCGGCCTCGGCCCCGCCGCCGACGGCGTCTTCACCAGCGGCGGCACCCAGTCCAACCTCCAGGCGATGCTGCTCGCCCGCGAGGAGGTCAAGCCCGCCGACAGGGACGACCTGTCGAAGCTGCGCGTCTTCTCCTCCGCGTGCAGCCACTTCAGCGTCCAGAAGTCCGCGACCCTCCTCGGCCTCGGCCGGGACGCCGTCGTGTCCGTGCCCGTCGACCGCGACCGGCGCATGCAGACCGTGGCCCTCGCCGCCGAACTGGAGAAGTGCCGGCGCGCCGGGCTGGTCCCGATGGCGGTCGTCGCCACCGCCGGCACCACCGACTTCGGCTCCATCGACCCGCTGCCCGAGATCGCCGCGCTGTGCGACGAGTACGGCACCTGGATGCACGTCGACGCCGCCTACGGCTGCGGGCTGCTCGCCTCGCCGACCCGCCGCGGGCTCCTGGAGGGCGTCCAGCACGCCGACTCGGTGACCGTCGACTACCACAAGTCCTTCTTCCAGCCCGTGAGTTCCTCCGCCCTGCTGGTGCGGGACGGCGCCACACTGCGGCACGCCACCTACCACGCGGACTACCTCAACCCCGCGCCGACCGTGGAGGTGGGGGCACCTCCCGTGCCCGAAGGGCTACGGAGCAGGATCCCCAACCAGGTGGACAAGTCCCTCCAGACCACCCGCCGCTTCGACGCCCTCAAGCTGTGGATGACCCTGCGCGTCATGGGCGCGGACGGTGTCGGGCAGCTCTTCGACGAGGTGTGCGACCTCGCGTCCGCGGGCTGGCGGCTGCTCGCCGCCGACCCCCGCTACGACGTCGTGGTCGAGCCCCGGCTCTCCACCCTGGTCTTCCGCTACGTCCCGGAGCGGGTCACCTCCGCCGCGGAGACAGACCGCGCCAACCTGTACGCCCGCAAGGCCCTGTTCGCCTCCGGGGAGGCCGTCGTCGCCGGGACCAAGGTCGACGGCCGCCAGTACCTGAAGTTCACCCTGCTGAACCCCGAGACGACCGTGGCCGACATCGCCGCCGTCCTCGACCTCATCGCCGGCCACGCCGAGCAGTACCTGGGAGAGAACCTTGTCCACGCCTCCTGA
- a CDS encoding lysine N(6)-hydroxylase/L-ornithine N(5)-oxygenase family protein — protein MSTPPERRDIHDFIGIGLGPFNLGLACLTEPVAELNGLFLESKPDFEWHSGMFLDGAHLQTPFMSDLVTLADPTSPYSFLNYLKEKGRLYSFYIRENFYPLRTEYNDYCRWAAAKLSSIRFGTTVARVEFEAEDEVYAVRTTDGETFRARRLVLGTGTPPYVPDSCQGLGGDFIHNSHYLQAKEELRKKESITLVGSGQSAAEIYYDLLAEIDVHGYRLNWVTRSPRFFPLEYTKLTLEMTSPEYVDYFHALPETTRYRLETQQKNLFKGIDGDLINEIFDLLYRKNLGGPVPTRLLTNTALCTAAYENGAYTLGLRQEEQEKDFEIRTEGLILATGYKYVTPDYLEPVLDRLRRDGRGRFDVARNYSIDTTGRGVFLQNAGVHTHSITSPDLGMGAYRNAYIIAEMLGGEYYPVEKTIAFQEFAV, from the coding sequence TTGTCCACGCCTCCTGAGCGCCGTGACATCCACGATTTCATCGGTATCGGACTCGGTCCGTTCAACCTCGGCCTCGCCTGCCTGACCGAGCCGGTCGCCGAGCTGAACGGCCTCTTCCTCGAGTCAAAGCCGGACTTCGAGTGGCACTCGGGCATGTTCCTCGACGGCGCCCACCTGCAGACCCCGTTCATGTCGGACCTGGTGACGCTCGCCGACCCGACGTCGCCGTACTCCTTCCTCAACTACCTGAAGGAGAAGGGCCGACTCTACTCGTTCTACATCCGCGAGAACTTCTACCCGCTGCGGACCGAGTACAACGACTACTGCCGCTGGGCCGCCGCCAAGCTGAGCAGCATCCGCTTCGGCACCACGGTCGCCCGGGTCGAGTTCGAGGCGGAAGACGAGGTCTACGCCGTCCGTACCACCGACGGCGAGACGTTCCGCGCACGCAGACTCGTCCTGGGCACCGGCACCCCGCCGTACGTCCCGGACTCCTGCCAGGGCCTCGGCGGCGACTTCATCCACAACTCGCACTACCTCCAGGCCAAGGAGGAACTGCGGAAGAAGGAGTCGATCACCCTCGTCGGCAGCGGTCAGAGCGCCGCGGAGATCTACTACGACCTCCTCGCCGAGATCGACGTGCACGGCTACCGGCTCAACTGGGTCACCCGCTCCCCGCGGTTCTTCCCGCTGGAGTACACCAAGCTGACCCTGGAGATGACCTCCCCCGAGTACGTCGACTACTTCCACGCGCTGCCGGAGACCACCCGCTACCGGCTGGAGACCCAGCAGAAGAACCTCTTCAAGGGCATCGACGGCGACCTCATCAACGAGATCTTCGACCTGCTCTACCGGAAGAACCTCGGCGGCCCGGTGCCCACCCGTCTGCTCACCAACACCGCGCTGTGCACGGCCGCGTACGAGAACGGCGCGTACACACTGGGGCTGCGCCAGGAGGAGCAGGAGAAGGACTTCGAGATCCGGACCGAGGGCCTGATCCTCGCCACGGGCTACAAGTACGTCACCCCGGACTACCTGGAGCCCGTGCTCGACCGGCTGCGCCGGGACGGCCGGGGCCGCTTCGACGTCGCCCGCAACTACTCGATCGACACCACGGGGCGTGGCGTCTTCCTGCAGAACGCGGGGGTGCACACCCACTCCATCACCTCGCCCGACCTGGGCATGGGCGCGTACCGCAACGCGTACATCATCGCCGAGATGCTCGGCGGCGAGTACTACCCCGTGGAGAAGACCATCGCATTCCAGGAGTTCGCCGTATGA
- a CDS encoding siderophore-interacting protein: protein MPTAAAAPFRFFPLQVVRTRRLGPSLIRVTFEGEALRGFASGGRDQSLSLFLPHPGQEEPVIPLPGEEDMYARLGAWRALPDDERAVLRSYTVREQRPDAGEHGELDIDFAVHEDGGPACRWAQTASAGDRVTVLGPATADNTAVRFRLPEDADSVVIWADETALPAVSAILEWLPAGIRAQVWIEVPHAGDRIEPETAADAAVTWLVRDEGAPPAVEALRAAEFTGSAPYAWIAGESGSVKALRRHLVNERGLDRRRVTFVGYWRKGLSEDALREAPDDDA from the coding sequence ATGCCGACAGCCGCAGCCGCCCCGTTCCGCTTCTTCCCTCTCCAGGTCGTGCGGACGCGGCGGCTCGGCCCGTCGCTGATCCGGGTCACCTTCGAAGGGGAGGCCCTCCGGGGTTTCGCCTCCGGCGGCCGCGACCAGTCGCTCTCGCTCTTCCTGCCGCACCCGGGACAGGAGGAACCCGTCATCCCGCTCCCCGGCGAGGAGGACATGTACGCGCGGCTCGGCGCCTGGCGCGCCCTGCCGGACGACGAGCGGGCCGTACTGCGCTCGTACACGGTCCGCGAGCAGCGCCCCGACGCCGGTGAACACGGCGAACTGGACATCGACTTCGCCGTCCACGAGGACGGCGGCCCGGCCTGCCGCTGGGCTCAGACGGCCTCCGCCGGCGACCGGGTGACGGTTCTCGGTCCCGCGACCGCCGACAACACCGCGGTGCGTTTCCGGCTGCCGGAGGACGCCGACTCGGTGGTGATCTGGGCGGACGAGACCGCCCTGCCCGCCGTCTCGGCGATCCTGGAGTGGCTGCCCGCCGGGATCCGCGCGCAGGTCTGGATCGAGGTCCCGCACGCCGGTGACCGGATCGAGCCGGAGACCGCGGCCGACGCCGCCGTCACCTGGCTGGTACGGGACGAGGGCGCGCCACCGGCCGTCGAGGCCCTGCGCGCCGCCGAGTTCACCGGCTCCGCCCCGTACGCCTGGATCGCCGGCGAGTCGGGCTCCGTCAAGGCGCTGCGCCGTCATCTCGTGAACGAGCGCGGACTCGACCGCCGCCGGGTCACGTTCGTCGGCTACTGGCGCAAGGGCCTCAGCGAGGACGCCCTGCGCGAGGCGCCCGACGACGACGCGTAG
- a CDS encoding ABC transporter substrate-binding protein encodes MPHARASHLTRRGLLAAGGALGLTAALSACGSEDKGESASDAKQSGPWQFKDDRGQVAKTKATPKNIVAFTGTAAALHDFGIEVKGVFGPTYVEDRAKGTRTPDVQAGDLDIDKVKVLGNVWGEFNIEQYAALAPDVLITDMWEKDALWYVPDQSKDKILKLAPSVALWASDHSMPKVLQRHVELAESLGADVSTKKVTDAKAAFEKAAARLRAAAKAKPEIKVLIGSASAELFYVSTPGRPTDTLYFKELGVNFVTPGKLDAGGWFEGLSWENVDKYKADIIMMDNRASALQPEALKSKPTWTRLPAVKAGQVIPRVTEPIYSYEKCTPILEDLAKAIENAKKVA; translated from the coding sequence ATGCCCCATGCCCGCGCTTCCCACCTCACCCGTCGCGGTCTGCTCGCCGCGGGCGGCGCTCTCGGCCTCACCGCCGCCCTCTCCGCCTGCGGTTCCGAAGACAAGGGCGAGTCGGCCTCGGACGCGAAGCAGTCCGGCCCCTGGCAGTTCAAGGACGACCGCGGCCAGGTCGCCAAGACCAAGGCCACGCCGAAGAACATCGTCGCCTTCACCGGCACGGCGGCCGCGCTCCACGACTTCGGCATCGAGGTGAAGGGCGTCTTCGGCCCCACCTACGTCGAGGACAGGGCCAAGGGCACCAGGACGCCGGACGTCCAGGCGGGCGACCTCGACATCGACAAGGTGAAGGTCCTCGGCAACGTCTGGGGCGAGTTCAACATCGAGCAGTACGCGGCCCTGGCTCCGGACGTGCTCATCACCGACATGTGGGAGAAGGACGCCCTCTGGTACGTGCCGGACCAGTCCAAGGACAAGATCCTGAAGCTGGCCCCGAGCGTCGCCCTGTGGGCCTCGGACCACTCCATGCCGAAGGTCCTGCAGCGCCACGTCGAGCTGGCCGAGTCCCTGGGCGCCGACGTCAGTACCAAGAAGGTCACTGACGCCAAGGCCGCCTTCGAGAAGGCAGCCGCCCGGCTGCGCGCCGCCGCGAAGGCCAAGCCCGAGATCAAGGTGCTGATCGGCTCGGCGAGCGCCGAACTGTTCTACGTCTCCACCCCGGGCCGGCCGACCGACACGCTCTACTTCAAGGAGCTCGGCGTCAACTTCGTGACGCCCGGCAAGCTCGACGCCGGCGGCTGGTTCGAGGGCCTCAGCTGGGAGAACGTGGACAAGTACAAGGCCGACATCATCATGATGGACAACCGCGCCTCGGCCCTCCAGCCCGAGGCCCTGAAGTCCAAGCCGACCTGGACCCGGCTGCCCGCCGTCAAGGCCGGCCAGGTCATCCCGCGCGTGACCGAGCCCATCTACTCGTACGAGAAGTGCACGCCGATCCTCGAGGACCTGGCCAAGGCCATCGAGAACGCGAAGAAGGTCGCCTGA
- a CDS encoding hydroxymethylglutaryl-CoA lyase: protein MTEGLPMEVPVAGLPPRVRIHEVGPRDGLQNEKEVVPTEVKAEFVHRLAGAGLTTVEATSFVHPRWVPQLADAEDLFPRLADIGGVALPVLVPNERGLDRALALGARRIAVFASATETFAARNLNRTVEESLAMFEPVVARAKDDEVHVRGYLSMCFGDPWEGAVPVHQVVRVARRLMDLGCDELSLGDTIGVATPGHVQALLARLNEEGVPTSAIGVHFHDTYGQALANTLAALQHGVTTVDASAGGLGGCPYAKSATGNLATEDLVWMLHGLGIETGVDLGRLTATSVWMAERLGRPSPSRTVRALAGTASHKES, encoded by the coding sequence ATGACCGAGGGACTGCCGATGGAGGTGCCTGTCGCCGGTCTGCCGCCACGTGTGCGGATCCACGAGGTCGGGCCCCGCGACGGTCTGCAGAACGAGAAGGAGGTCGTCCCGACCGAGGTGAAGGCGGAGTTCGTCCACCGTCTCGCCGGGGCCGGGCTGACGACGGTTGAGGCGACCAGCTTCGTCCACCCCAGGTGGGTGCCCCAACTCGCGGACGCCGAGGACCTGTTCCCGCGGCTCGCGGACATCGGGGGCGTGGCCCTGCCGGTCCTCGTACCGAACGAACGCGGGCTCGACCGTGCCCTCGCGCTGGGCGCGCGGCGGATCGCCGTGTTCGCGTCGGCGACGGAGACCTTCGCCGCGCGCAACCTCAACCGCACGGTCGAGGAGTCGCTGGCCATGTTCGAGCCCGTGGTGGCCCGGGCGAAGGACGACGAGGTCCATGTCCGCGGCTATCTCTCGATGTGCTTCGGCGACCCGTGGGAGGGCGCGGTGCCCGTCCACCAGGTCGTCCGCGTGGCCCGGCGGCTGATGGACCTGGGCTGCGACGAGCTGAGCCTCGGCGACACCATCGGCGTCGCCACCCCGGGCCATGTCCAGGCGCTGCTCGCCCGGTTGAACGAGGAGGGTGTGCCCACCAGCGCCATCGGGGTGCACTTCCACGACACCTACGGCCAGGCACTGGCCAACACCCTCGCGGCGCTCCAGCACGGCGTCACCACCGTGGACGCCTCCGCGGGCGGCCTCGGCGGCTGCCCGTACGCGAAGAGCGCCACCGGGAACCTCGCCACCGAAGACCTCGTGTGGATGCTCCACGGCCTCGGCATCGAGACCGGGGTCGACCTCGGCCGGCTCACCGCCACCAGCGTGTGGATGGCCGAGCGGCTGGGCCGTCCCAGCCCTTCACGCACCGTTCGCGCCCTCGCGGGCACGGCTTCCCACAAGGAGTCCTAG
- a CDS encoding acyl-CoA dehydrogenase family protein, whose translation MSLDHRLTPEHEELRRTVEAFAHDVVAPKIGDFYERHEFPYEIVREMGRMGLFGLPFPEEYGGMGGDYLALGIALEELARVDSSVAITLEAGVSLGAMPVFRFGTEEQKREWLPRLCSGEILGAFGLTEPDAGSDAGGTKTTAVRDESTGEWVINGSKCFITNSGTDITGLVTVTAVTGRTDAGKPLISSIIVPSGTPGFTVAAPYSKVGWNASDTRELSFSDVRVPFANLLGEEGRGYAQFLRILDEGRIAIAALATGLAQGCVDESVKYARERRAFGRPIGDNQAIQFKIADMEMRAHMARIGWRDAASRLVLGEPFKKEAALAKLYSSTVAVDNARDATQIHGGYGFMNEYPVARMWRDSKILEIGEGTSEVQRMLVARELGLQS comes from the coding sequence ATGTCGCTCGACCACCGCCTCACTCCCGAGCACGAGGAACTGCGCCGCACCGTCGAGGCGTTCGCCCACGACGTGGTCGCCCCCAAGATCGGCGACTTCTACGAGCGGCACGAGTTCCCGTACGAGATCGTCCGCGAGATGGGCCGGATGGGCCTGTTCGGCCTGCCCTTCCCCGAGGAGTACGGCGGGATGGGCGGCGACTACCTCGCCCTCGGCATCGCCCTGGAGGAGCTGGCCCGCGTCGACTCCTCCGTCGCCATCACCCTGGAGGCCGGGGTCTCGCTCGGCGCGATGCCGGTCTTCCGGTTCGGCACCGAGGAGCAGAAGCGGGAGTGGCTGCCCCGGCTCTGCTCCGGTGAGATCCTCGGCGCCTTCGGGCTGACCGAGCCGGACGCCGGCTCGGACGCGGGCGGTACGAAGACCACGGCCGTTCGCGACGAGTCGACCGGCGAGTGGGTGATCAACGGCTCCAAGTGCTTCATCACCAACTCCGGCACCGACATCACGGGCCTGGTCACGGTCACCGCCGTCACCGGCCGCACGGACGCGGGCAAGCCGCTGATCTCCTCCATCATCGTCCCGTCGGGCACCCCGGGCTTCACCGTCGCCGCCCCGTACTCGAAGGTCGGGTGGAACGCGTCGGACACCCGGGAGCTGTCGTTCTCCGACGTCCGGGTGCCCTTCGCGAACCTGCTGGGCGAGGAGGGCCGGGGCTACGCCCAGTTCCTGCGCATCCTCGACGAGGGCCGGATCGCCATCGCCGCCCTCGCCACGGGTCTGGCGCAGGGCTGTGTCGACGAGTCCGTCAAGTACGCCAGGGAGCGCCGCGCGTTCGGCCGTCCGATCGGCGACAACCAGGCCATCCAGTTCAAGATCGCCGACATGGAGATGCGGGCGCACATGGCCCGGATCGGCTGGCGCGACGCGGCGTCGCGCCTCGTCCTCGGCGAACCGTTCAAGAAGGAGGCGGCGCTGGCGAAGCTGTACTCCTCGACGGTCGCCGTCGACAACGCCCGTGACGCCACGCAGATCCACGGCGGGTACGGCTTCATGAACGAGTACCCGGTGGCCCGTATGTGGCGCGACTCCAAGATCCTGGAGATCGGCGAGGGTACCAGCGAGGTGCAGCGGATGCTGGTCGCCCGCGAGTTGGGGTTGCAGTCGTAG
- a CDS encoding IucA/IucC family protein, with product MSTAIDSVAHLTPELWSEANRLLIRKGLAEFSHERLLAPRDLGDGRWAVLSDDGRTEYRFAAGRLALDHWQVEADSVTRHRDGAELPLDALEFFTELRGALGLSDEILPVYLEEISSTLSGAAYKLTKPEVSAAELSRAGFQDIETGMTEGHPCFVANNGRLGFGIHEYHRYAPEAAAPVRLLWVAAHRSRAAFTSCTDLGYENLMRAELGRGTLDRFDARLRGLGLDPADYLLMPVHPWQWWNKLSVTFAAEVARRRLVPLGEGDDAYLAQQSIRTFFNTSDPSKHYVKTAMSVINMGFMRGLSAAYMEATPAINDWLAGLIESDEVLTTARFSIIRERAAVGYRHLEYEAATDRFSPYRKMLAALWRESPVDTLEDGERLATMASLLHTDRSGKSFAGALITGSGLAPEVWLRRYLDAYLLPVLHCFYAYDLVYMPHGENVILVLGEDGAVRRAIFKDIAEEICVMDPDAVLPPAVERVRAEVPENMKLLSVFTDVFDCFFRFLGAALVTEGVLDEDAFWRTVAECVTGYQESMPHLREKFAQYDMFAPEFALSCLNRLQLRDNRQMVDLADPSGALQLVGDLENPIARFR from the coding sequence ATGAGCACGGCGATCGACAGCGTCGCCCACCTCACCCCCGAGCTGTGGTCGGAGGCCAACCGGCTGCTGATCCGCAAGGGTCTCGCCGAGTTCTCCCACGAGCGGCTGCTCGCGCCGAGGGACCTCGGGGACGGCCGCTGGGCGGTGCTCAGCGACGACGGCAGGACCGAGTACCGGTTCGCCGCCGGGCGGCTGGCGCTCGACCACTGGCAGGTCGAGGCGGACTCCGTGACCCGCCACCGCGACGGCGCGGAACTCCCGCTGGACGCACTGGAGTTCTTCACCGAGCTGCGCGGCGCGCTCGGCCTGTCCGACGAGATCCTGCCGGTGTACCTGGAGGAGATCTCCTCCACCCTGTCCGGCGCGGCGTACAAGCTCACCAAGCCCGAGGTGTCCGCCGCCGAGCTCAGCCGCGCCGGGTTCCAGGACATCGAGACCGGGATGACCGAGGGCCACCCCTGCTTCGTCGCCAACAACGGGCGGCTCGGCTTCGGCATCCACGAGTACCACCGGTACGCGCCGGAGGCCGCGGCCCCGGTCCGGCTGCTGTGGGTGGCCGCGCACCGCTCGCGTGCCGCGTTCACCTCCTGCACGGACCTCGGCTACGAGAACCTGATGCGGGCCGAGCTGGGCCGGGGGACGCTCGACCGGTTCGACGCCCGGCTGCGCGGCCTCGGGCTGGACCCGGCGGACTACCTGCTGATGCCCGTCCACCCCTGGCAGTGGTGGAACAAACTCTCCGTCACCTTCGCCGCCGAGGTGGCCCGGCGGCGGCTGGTGCCGCTCGGGGAGGGCGACGACGCGTACCTGGCCCAGCAGTCGATCCGCACCTTCTTCAACACCAGCGACCCGTCGAAGCACTACGTGAAGACGGCGATGTCCGTCATCAACATGGGCTTCATGCGGGGGCTGTCCGCCGCGTACATGGAGGCCACGCCCGCCATCAACGACTGGCTCGCCGGACTGATCGAGAGCGACGAGGTACTGACGACGGCGCGCTTCTCGATCATCCGCGAGCGGGCCGCGGTCGGGTACCGGCACCTGGAGTACGAGGCTGCGACGGATCGTTTCTCCCCTTACCGCAAGATGCTGGCCGCGCTCTGGCGCGAGAGCCCGGTGGACACCCTGGAGGACGGTGAGCGGCTGGCGACGATGGCCTCGCTGCTGCACACCGACCGCTCCGGGAAGTCCTTCGCCGGCGCGCTCATCACCGGGTCGGGGCTGGCGCCCGAGGTGTGGCTGCGCCGCTACCTGGACGCCTACCTGCTGCCGGTGCTGCACTGCTTCTACGCGTACGACCTCGTCTACATGCCGCACGGGGAGAACGTCATCCTGGTGCTCGGCGAGGATGGCGCGGTGCGGCGCGCGATCTTCAAGGACATCGCCGAGGAGATCTGCGTGATGGACCCGGACGCGGTGCTTCCGCCCGCGGTCGAGCGGGTCCGCGCCGAGGTCCCCGAGAACATGAAGCTGCTGTCGGTCTTCACGGACGTCTTCGACTGCTTCTTCCGGTTCCTCGGCGCCGCGCTGGTCACGGAGGGCGTGCTGGACGAGGACGCCTTCTGGCGGACGGTCGCCGAGTGCGTCACCGGCTACCAGGAGTCGATGCCGCACCTGCGGGAGAAGTTCGCCCAGTACGACATGTTCGCGCCGGAGTTCGCGCTGTCCTGCCTCAACCGGCTCCAGCTGCGCGACAACAGGCAGATGGTGGACCTGGCCGACCCGTCGGGCGCCCTCCAGCTGGTGGGTGACCTGGAGAACCCGATCGCGCGGTTCCGGTAG
- a CDS encoding DUF4429 domain-containing protein encodes MAEIIQKDGIWAFDGRTVRIVPGTGKTHPLRQALGELAVPLEALAGVAFEPGRRGGRLRLKLRDGSDPLLLAADGRLPESGDPYRLPVENDRCGVAEYFVDELRNALLLDQVPDGPVDRFLLPGPAVPVSGGGGDGTASFDGDTIRLTWNWKAEESKASSGASTFPLSEVGGVRWLPAIGLESGHLRFLLSGRPAKRPAKHDPYALDLWGMSRKEYTAVLVAAAVTARLPHPSAPPRTSGELPSAAAPAIEDHDVLLRRLRELGELHRAGILTDEEFSTAKQAVLKRM; translated from the coding sequence ATGGCGGAAATCATCCAGAAGGACGGCATCTGGGCCTTCGACGGGCGGACCGTGCGGATCGTCCCCGGCACCGGCAAGACGCATCCCCTGCGGCAGGCGCTCGGTGAACTCGCCGTCCCGCTGGAGGCGTTGGCCGGTGTCGCGTTCGAGCCCGGACGCCGCGGCGGACGGCTGCGGCTGAAGCTGCGGGACGGCAGCGATCCGCTGCTGCTGGCCGCCGACGGACGACTGCCGGAGAGCGGCGACCCCTACCGGCTGCCGGTGGAGAACGACCGCTGCGGTGTGGCCGAGTACTTCGTGGACGAACTGCGCAACGCCCTGCTGCTGGACCAGGTCCCGGACGGACCGGTGGACCGCTTCCTGCTGCCGGGCCCGGCGGTGCCGGTCTCGGGCGGCGGGGGCGACGGCACGGCCTCCTTCGACGGGGACACGATCCGCCTCACCTGGAACTGGAAGGCGGAGGAGTCCAAGGCGTCGTCCGGGGCGAGCACGTTCCCGCTCTCCGAGGTGGGCGGCGTGCGCTGGCTGCCGGCGATCGGCCTGGAGAGCGGCCATCTGCGCTTCCTGCTGAGCGGCCGACCCGCCAAGCGGCCCGCCAAGCACGACCCGTACGCGCTCGACCTGTGGGGCATGTCGCGCAAGGAGTACACCGCCGTCCTGGTCGCCGCCGCCGTGACCGCCCGGCTCCCGCACCCGAGCGCCCCGCCGCGGACGTCCGGGGAACTGCCGTCCGCCGCCGCCCCGGCGATCGAAGATCACGACGTGCTGCTGCGGCGGCTGCGGGAGCTCGGCGAACTGCACCGGGCGGGGATACTGACCGACGAGGAGTTCTCCACGGCCAAGCAGGCCGTCCTCAAGCGCATGTGA